In Holophagales bacterium, one DNA window encodes the following:
- a CDS encoding transporter substrate-binding domain-containing protein: MVRQPRYPGRSAPANALHLRPDLGLQPQWRLGSQIIPDLLDRQFGVIVSGLWVTTARALVISDSAPTSHEGIDLVASRAAAEKLTTREDFDRPEVKLVVYAGTVQEGTARRLFPRATLVLVEGDADPMAAVLEGEAHAVLVPTFAPRAVVRSAPDKLFLPLPEPLHSTVSAMGVRKGDADFLNFLDSWLTVYRDNAWLEEGARFRADLGKWPK; this comes from the coding sequence GTGGTCCGACAACCGCGCTACCCTGGACGGTCAGCTCCCGCGAACGCGCTGCACCTTCGGCCAGATCTGGGGCTACAACCGCAATGGCGTCTGGGGTCGCAGATCATCCCCGACCTGCTCGACCGCCAGTTCGGCGTGATCGTCAGCGGCCTCTGGGTCACCACGGCGCGCGCCCTGGTGATCAGCGACTCGGCGCCGACCTCGCACGAGGGGATCGACCTCGTCGCCAGTCGCGCGGCGGCCGAGAAGCTCACGACGCGCGAGGATTTCGACCGGCCCGAGGTCAAGCTCGTCGTCTACGCCGGCACCGTCCAGGAAGGCACGGCGCGACGGCTCTTCCCGCGCGCCACGCTGGTGCTCGTCGAGGGCGACGCCGATCCGATGGCGGCCGTGCTCGAGGGCGAGGCACACGCCGTGCTGGTGCCGACCTTCGCGCCGCGCGCCGTCGTCCGGAGCGCGCCGGACAAGCTCTTCCTGCCGCTGCCCGAGCCGCTGCACTCGACCGTCTCGGCGATGGGCGTGCGCAAGGGCGACGCCGACTTCCTCAACTTCCTCGACAGCTGGCTCACCGTCTACCGCGACAACGCTTGGCTCGAGGAGGGCGCTCGCTTCCGGGCCGATCTGGGCAAGTGGCCGAAGTGA
- the arfB gene encoding aminoacyl-tRNA hydrolase, which translates to MSDPTPSLAIPADEIAFEFYRSSGPGGQNVNKVETAVRLRFALAASRVLDEEQKARLARLAGRRVTADGELIIEASRHRTREKNREDALERLAHWVERALAPPRPRKKTKPSRAAGRRRLEAKRRTGERKRSRRAGDDE; encoded by the coding sequence ATGAGCGATCCGACGCCATCCCTGGCGATCCCCGCCGACGAGATCGCCTTCGAGTTCTACCGCTCTTCCGGGCCGGGCGGGCAGAACGTGAACAAGGTGGAGACCGCCGTGCGGTTGCGCTTCGCGCTGGCGGCGAGCCGGGTGCTCGACGAGGAGCAGAAGGCGCGGTTGGCGCGGCTCGCCGGGCGCCGGGTGACGGCCGACGGTGAGCTGATCATCGAGGCGAGCCGCCATCGCACGCGCGAGAAGAACCGCGAGGACGCTCTCGAGCGGCTCGCCCACTGGGTCGAGCGTGCCCTCGCGCCGCCGCGCCCGCGCAAGAAGACCAAGCCCTCCCGCGCTGCCGGTCGCCGTCGTCTCGAGGCCAAGCGTCGCACCGGCGAGCGCAAGCGCTCCCGCCGGGCGGGCGACGACGAGTAG
- a CDS encoding glutamine--tRNA ligase/YqeY domain fusion protein: protein MGKHFIADIIDADLASGKHASIQTRFPPEPNGYLHIGHAKSICLNFGLAKEYGGRCNLRFDDTNPTKEEDEYVQSIKQDVRWLGFDWDDREFYASDYFEQLYLWAEQLILAGKAYVDDSTPEAIRELRGSLGVPGTESPFRHRSVEENLDLFRRMRAGEFPDGARVLRAKIDMGSGNMNLRDPVMYRILHASHHRTGDAWCLYPMYDWAHGQSDSLERITHSICTLEFEDHRPLYDWFVAELGIFPPRQIEFARLNLTNTVMSKRKLLRLVEEGVVAGWDDPRLPTIAGIRRRGYPPAAIRDFAERIGVTKQESVVEFALLEHCVREELNRSSLRRMAVLRPIKVTLVDWPEGKLEPLEAVNNPEDPAAGTREVLFGRELWIDRDDFMEDPPKKFFRLAPGREVRLRWGYIVKCVEVVKDAAGEIVELRCTHDPATRGGGTPDGRKVQGTIHWVSAAHAVDAEVRLYDHLFTQENPNDVPDGVDWISMVSPTSLEVVAHAKVEPALAAAAPGERVQFERVGYFCADEKDHTADRPVFNRTATLRDTWAKIQKQGG, encoded by the coding sequence ATGGGCAAGCACTTCATCGCCGACATCATCGACGCCGATCTCGCCAGCGGCAAGCACGCCAGCATCCAGACGCGCTTCCCGCCGGAGCCGAACGGCTACCTCCACATCGGCCACGCCAAGTCGATCTGCCTGAACTTCGGCCTCGCCAAGGAGTACGGCGGTCGCTGCAACCTGCGCTTCGACGACACCAATCCGACCAAGGAAGAGGACGAGTACGTCCAGTCGATCAAGCAGGACGTGCGCTGGCTCGGCTTCGACTGGGACGACCGCGAGTTCTACGCCTCGGACTATTTCGAGCAGCTCTATCTCTGGGCCGAGCAGCTCATCCTCGCCGGCAAGGCCTACGTCGACGACTCGACCCCCGAGGCGATCCGCGAGCTTCGCGGCTCGCTCGGCGTTCCCGGCACGGAGAGCCCGTTCCGCCATCGCTCGGTCGAAGAGAACCTCGACCTCTTCCGCCGCATGCGCGCCGGCGAGTTCCCCGACGGCGCCCGCGTGCTGCGTGCCAAGATCGACATGGGCTCGGGCAACATGAACCTGCGCGATCCCGTGATGTACCGGATCCTCCACGCCAGCCATCACCGCACCGGCGACGCCTGGTGCCTCTACCCGATGTACGACTGGGCGCACGGCCAGTCGGACTCGCTCGAACGGATCACCCACTCGATCTGCACCCTCGAGTTCGAAGACCACCGCCCGCTCTACGACTGGTTCGTCGCCGAGCTCGGCATCTTCCCTCCCCGCCAGATCGAGTTCGCGCGCCTGAACCTGACGAACACGGTGATGTCGAAGCGCAAGCTGCTGCGCCTCGTCGAGGAGGGCGTCGTCGCCGGCTGGGACGACCCACGCCTGCCGACGATCGCCGGCATCCGCCGCCGCGGCTATCCGCCGGCGGCGATCCGCGACTTCGCCGAGCGGATCGGCGTCACCAAGCAGGAGTCGGTCGTCGAGTTCGCCCTCCTCGAGCACTGCGTGCGCGAGGAGCTCAACCGGTCGTCGCTCCGCCGGATGGCAGTGCTCCGTCCGATCAAGGTGACGCTGGTCGACTGGCCGGAGGGGAAGCTCGAGCCGCTCGAGGCGGTCAACAACCCGGAAGACCCGGCCGCCGGCACGCGCGAGGTGCTCTTCGGCCGTGAGCTCTGGATCGACCGCGACGACTTCATGGAAGATCCGCCGAAGAAGTTCTTCCGCCTCGCGCCGGGACGCGAGGTACGGCTGCGCTGGGGCTACATCGTCAAGTGCGTCGAGGTGGTCAAGGACGCCGCCGGCGAGATCGTCGAGCTGCGCTGTACCCACGACCCGGCGACCCGCGGCGGCGGCACGCCGGACGGCCGCAAGGTGCAGGGGACGATCCACTGGGTCTCGGCGGCGCACGCGGTCGACGCCGAGGTGCGCCTCTACGACCACCTCTTCACCCAGGAGAACCCGAACGACGTGCCCGACGGAGTCGACTGGATCTCGATGGTCAGCCCGACCTCCCTCGAAGTCGTCGCCCACGCCAAGGTCGAGCCGGCGCTCGCCGCCGCCGCCCCGGGCGAGCGCGTGCAGTTCGAGCGCGTCGGCTACTTCTGCGCCGACGAGAAGGACCACACCGCCGACCGCCCGGTCTTCAACCGCACCGCCACCCTGCGCGACACCTGGGCGAAGATCCAGAAGCAGGGGGGGTAG
- the gltX gene encoding glutamate--tRNA ligase, with translation MASDPTALPVRVRFAPSPTGYLHIGGVRTALFNWLFARRHGGRFILRVDDTDAQRNVAEALAPILDGFRWLGLDWDEGPDVGGDFGPYYQSERLPIYQEAVRTLVARGYAYYDYALPEELQAERAEAEADRMHYVPSRRWAAFDEVGREAFAKEGRSAVVRLKMPRTGTCHIHDLVRGEVVTEWSAEADHVVQRADGTCLYHLASVVDDVAMQVSHVIRAEEHLSNTSRQIFIFEGLGAKLPEFAHLPVVAEPGSRVKLSKRKLEKYLKNPEFAELYERGRKIAARLGHAVSAETFNPVIVDFYRESGFLPEAILNYLLLLGWSLDDRTEILDAGERVAHFTLERVNKSAASFDPKKLLSFQERYMQALPVDERVALALPFLERAGWIVAPADTAARDKTRAIVLAAGERLKVAGDVLDYDELFVADEALVYDEKAFDKRIRHAHEAPRLLAELRADLAAALPESRFDAASLEERCKAFVESRGLGLGAIVHAVRVAVSGKAVGFGLFDLLAILGRERVLARLDRALERLGPTHSLS, from the coding sequence ATGGCCAGCGACCCAACCGCCCTGCCGGTGCGCGTCCGCTTCGCGCCCTCCCCGACGGGCTACCTGCACATCGGCGGCGTGCGCACCGCACTCTTCAACTGGCTCTTCGCGCGTCGCCACGGCGGGCGATTCATCCTGCGCGTCGACGACACCGACGCGCAGCGCAACGTCGCCGAGGCGCTGGCGCCGATCCTCGACGGTTTCCGCTGGCTCGGACTCGACTGGGACGAAGGGCCCGACGTCGGCGGCGACTTCGGCCCGTACTACCAGTCCGAGCGGCTGCCGATCTATCAGGAGGCGGTGCGCACCCTTGTCGCGCGCGGCTACGCCTACTACGACTACGCCCTTCCCGAGGAGCTCCAGGCCGAGCGCGCCGAGGCCGAGGCGGATCGGATGCACTACGTGCCGAGCCGGCGCTGGGCGGCGTTCGACGAAGTTGGGCGCGAAGCGTTCGCCAAGGAGGGACGGAGCGCCGTCGTGCGGCTCAAGATGCCGCGTACCGGCACCTGCCACATCCACGATCTGGTGCGCGGCGAGGTCGTCACCGAATGGTCGGCCGAGGCCGATCACGTCGTGCAACGCGCCGACGGCACCTGCCTCTACCACCTGGCGAGCGTCGTCGACGACGTGGCGATGCAGGTGAGCCACGTCATCCGCGCCGAGGAGCACCTCTCGAACACGTCGCGGCAGATCTTCATCTTCGAGGGGCTCGGCGCGAAGCTGCCGGAGTTCGCCCACCTGCCGGTGGTCGCCGAACCGGGGAGCCGCGTCAAGCTCTCCAAGCGCAAGCTCGAGAAGTACCTGAAGAACCCCGAGTTCGCCGAGCTCTACGAACGGGGGAGGAAGATCGCCGCGCGCCTCGGCCATGCCGTCTCGGCGGAGACCTTCAACCCGGTGATCGTCGACTTCTACCGCGAGTCCGGCTTCCTCCCGGAGGCGATCCTCAACTACCTGCTGCTGCTCGGCTGGTCGCTCGACGATCGCACCGAGATCCTCGATGCCGGTGAGCGCGTCGCGCACTTCACCCTCGAGCGGGTCAACAAGTCGGCGGCGAGCTTCGACCCGAAGAAGCTCCTCTCCTTCCAGGAGCGCTACATGCAGGCGCTTCCGGTCGACGAGCGCGTCGCGCTCGCCCTGCCGTTTCTCGAGCGCGCCGGCTGGATCGTCGCGCCGGCGGACACGGCGGCGCGCGACAAGACGAGGGCGATCGTCCTCGCCGCGGGCGAGCGGCTCAAGGTGGCCGGCGACGTGCTCGACTACGACGAGCTCTTCGTCGCCGACGAGGCGCTCGTCTACGACGAGAAGGCGTTCGACAAGCGGATCCGCCACGCGCACGAAGCGCCGCGTCTGCTCGCCGAGCTGCGCGCCGATCTGGCTGCGGCTCTCCCGGAGTCTCGGTTCGATGCCGCGTCGCTCGAGGAGCGCTGCAAGGCGTTCGTCGAGTCGCGCGGCCTCGGCCTCGGCGCGATCGTTCACGCCGTGCGCGTCGCCGTCTCGGGCAAGGCGGTCGGCTTCGGCCTCTTCGATCTCCTCGCCATCCTCGGCCGCGAGCGGGTGCTCGCGCGCCTGGACCGCGCACTGGAGCGCCTCGGTCCGACCCACTCCCTGAGCTGA
- a CDS encoding universal stress protein produces the protein MNETPHTTPLSPAPPIRTIVAGTDFSPASAAAVAWAGALARAHGATLHLVHALRVYGPPTDFLVSPPDYTEELQARAIARLDETVEGERGLGTAASPAFRMGDPHHALVEAAQELGADLLVVGTRGATGLEHLLLGSTAERVLERAPCPVLTVHPDQTPPATGLRHLLVPTDFSHDAERALAAALALGPHPGEPLRLTLLHAYYLPIEYTAYGTIPTSPRYLDDVAGAAETRLAALAAALARPGLAIDTLAREGYPPEVILGEAARLAVDLVAMGTRGRTGLEHLLLGSTAERVVQRAPCPALTVRGS, from the coding sequence ATGAACGAGACTCCGCACACGACACCGCTCTCCCCCGCGCCGCCGATCCGCACGATCGTCGCCGGCACCGATTTCTCGCCGGCCTCCGCCGCCGCCGTAGCGTGGGCCGGCGCCCTCGCCCGCGCCCACGGCGCAACGCTCCACCTCGTCCACGCGCTGCGCGTCTACGGGCCGCCGACCGACTTCCTCGTCTCGCCGCCCGACTACACCGAGGAGCTCCAGGCCCGCGCCATCGCCCGACTCGACGAGACGGTCGAAGGCGAGCGGGGCCTCGGCACCGCCGCCTCGCCGGCCTTTCGCATGGGCGACCCGCACCACGCCCTCGTCGAAGCGGCGCAGGAGCTCGGGGCCGACCTGCTCGTCGTCGGCACCCGCGGCGCCACCGGGCTCGAGCATCTCCTGCTCGGCTCGACCGCCGAGCGAGTGCTCGAGCGCGCTCCGTGCCCGGTGCTGACCGTCCACCCGGACCAGACGCCGCCGGCGACCGGGCTGCGCCACCTGCTGGTGCCGACCGACTTCTCGCACGACGCCGAGCGCGCGCTCGCCGCCGCCCTGGCTCTCGGCCCGCACCCCGGCGAGCCGCTGCGGCTGACGCTGCTCCACGCCTACTACCTGCCGATCGAGTACACCGCCTACGGCACTATTCCGACCTCGCCGCGCTACCTCGACGACGTCGCGGGCGCCGCCGAGACGCGTCTCGCAGCGCTCGCCGCGGCGCTCGCCCGGCCGGGGCTCGCCATCGACACGCTGGCGCGCGAGGGCTATCCTCCCGAGGTCATTCTGGGCGAGGCAGCCCGCCTCGCCGTCGACCTGGTCGCCATGGGCACGCGCGGGCGCACCGGGCTCGAGCACCTGCTGCTCGGCTCGACCGCCGAGCGGGTGGTCCAGCGGGCGCCCTGTCCGGCGCTCACCGTGCGCGGCAGTTGA
- a CDS encoding beta-glucosidase has protein sequence MNETLDPSRTAAFPEGFLWGAATSAAQIEGSPLADGAGASIWHRFARVPGAIAGGDTPDVACDHYRRFRDDVAAMRHLGLTAYRFSIAWGRVLPDGTGRVNERGLDFYRRLVDALLEAGIAPFATLYHWDLPAALDDRGGWLNRDVAGWFADYATVCYRALGGGVRSWATINEPWVVSDGGYRAGVLAPGRRSLQEAARAAHHLLLAHGTAIAAGRAEGVRELGLVVNIEPKHPASERPEDLATARRADAYMNRQFADPALLGVYPEELAEVYAPDWQPTWAEVRPGDLETIRAPLDWLGINYYTRAVVRHEPSVEPDGAGRVRQEPHLYTETDWEVWPDGLRETLVWAHRRYGGIPLAVTENGAALADPPSPVGGRVDDPLRVAYLRDHLRAVAQAIREGADVRAYCAWSLLDNFEWSHGYAKRFGLLHVDYTTQQRTPKSSARFYADVIASNGAVLTR, from the coding sequence TTGAACGAGACGCTCGATCCATCCCGCACCGCCGCCTTCCCGGAGGGGTTCCTCTGGGGGGCGGCCACCTCCGCGGCCCAGATCGAAGGCTCCCCGCTCGCCGACGGCGCGGGAGCGAGCATCTGGCACCGCTTCGCCCGCGTGCCCGGCGCCATCGCCGGCGGCGACACGCCCGACGTCGCCTGCGACCACTACCGGCGCTTCCGCGACGACGTCGCGGCGATGCGCCACCTCGGCCTCACCGCCTACCGCTTCTCGATCGCCTGGGGACGCGTGCTGCCCGACGGCACCGGCCGCGTCAACGAGCGCGGGCTCGACTTCTACCGCCGCCTGGTCGACGCGCTGCTCGAGGCGGGGATCGCGCCCTTCGCCACGCTCTACCACTGGGACCTCCCGGCGGCGCTCGACGACCGGGGTGGCTGGCTCAACCGCGACGTCGCCGGCTGGTTCGCCGACTACGCGACGGTCTGCTACCGCGCCCTCGGCGGGGGTGTGCGCTCGTGGGCGACGATCAACGAGCCGTGGGTGGTGTCCGACGGCGGCTACCGCGCCGGGGTCCTCGCCCCGGGGCGGCGAAGCCTCCAGGAGGCCGCGCGCGCCGCTCACCACCTGCTGCTCGCCCACGGCACGGCGATCGCCGCCGGGCGCGCCGAAGGCGTGCGCGAGCTCGGCCTGGTGGTCAACATCGAGCCGAAGCACCCGGCGAGCGAGCGCCCGGAGGATCTCGCCACCGCACGGCGCGCCGACGCCTACATGAACCGCCAGTTCGCCGACCCGGCACTGCTCGGCGTCTACCCGGAGGAGCTCGCCGAGGTCTACGCTCCGGACTGGCAGCCGACCTGGGCGGAGGTCCGCCCGGGCGACCTCGAGACGATCCGCGCGCCGCTCGACTGGCTGGGGATCAACTACTACACGCGCGCCGTCGTGCGACACGAGCCGTCCGTCGAGCCCGACGGCGCCGGCCGCGTGCGGCAGGAGCCGCACCTCTACACCGAGACCGACTGGGAGGTCTGGCCCGACGGCCTGCGCGAGACCCTCGTCTGGGCGCACCGCCGCTACGGCGGCATCCCGCTTGCCGTCACCGAGAACGGCGCGGCGCTCGCCGACCCGCCCTCACCCGTCGGCGGTCGCGTCGACGACCCGCTGCGCGTCGCCTACCTGCGCGACCACCTGCGCGCCGTCGCCCAGGCGATCCGCGAAGGCGCCGACGTCCGCGCCTACTGCGCCTGGTCGCTGCTCGACAACTTCGAGTGGTCCCACGGCTACGCCAAGCGCTTCGGCCTCCTCCACGTCGACTACACGACGCAACAGCGCACGCCGAAGTCGAGTGCCCGCTTCTACGCCGACGTCATCGCGTCGAACGGGGCGGTGCTCACGCGCTGA
- a CDS encoding alpha/beta hydrolase, which translates to MAERIPLKSGFLAAGEHQIWWELHGEGGRDVVCLLNGLAMHTKAWFPFLDDLAGYDVLLYDYLGQGASSAPDEPLTIPQLAGYLIEILDGLGLERVHVMGVSYGGFVALDFARLASHRLHTLTLSGILVSRERTFDLYQAMSLRFYAGGPALFPLYTHYLYEKIFGERFLLATPPETFEMMRARFEERYIDRIHSLVRLTEAQNPFFDGLDERLPEYRAVATPTLILAGEQDRAIPLWAQAKLADVFPHARFELVPESGHVVYLERRDLFFPRLRRFMESRDPDA; encoded by the coding sequence ATGGCCGAGCGCATTCCGTTGAAGAGCGGGTTCCTGGCCGCCGGCGAGCACCAGATCTGGTGGGAGCTGCACGGCGAAGGCGGACGCGACGTCGTCTGCCTGCTCAACGGCCTGGCGATGCACACCAAGGCCTGGTTTCCGTTCCTCGACGATCTCGCCGGGTACGACGTCCTGCTCTACGACTATCTCGGCCAGGGCGCCTCGTCGGCGCCCGACGAGCCGCTCACCATTCCGCAGCTCGCCGGGTACCTGATCGAGATCCTCGACGGGCTCGGGCTCGAGCGGGTCCACGTCATGGGCGTCTCCTACGGCGGTTTCGTCGCCCTCGACTTCGCGCGCCTGGCGAGTCACCGCCTGCACACGCTCACACTCTCGGGGATCCTGGTCTCACGCGAGCGGACCTTCGACCTCTATCAGGCGATGTCGCTGCGCTTCTACGCCGGCGGTCCGGCGCTCTTCCCGCTCTACACGCACTACCTCTACGAGAAGATCTTCGGCGAGCGCTTCTTGCTCGCCACGCCGCCCGAGACGTTCGAGATGATGCGCGCCCGCTTCGAGGAGCGCTACATCGACCGCATTCACAGCCTGGTACGGCTCACCGAAGCGCAGAACCCGTTCTTCGACGGTCTCGACGAACGCCTTCCCGAATACCGCGCAGTGGCCACGCCGACCCTCATCCTCGCCGGCGAGCAGGACCGCGCCATTCCGCTCTGGGCGCAGGCCAAGCTCGCCGACGTCTTCCCCCACGCACGCTTCGAGCTGGTGCCGGAGTCCGGCCACGTCGTCTACCTCGAACGGCGCGATCTCTTCTTCCCGCGCCTGCGACGCTTCATGGAGAGCCGCGACCCGGACGCCTGA
- a CDS encoding thiolase family protein, whose product MSSTQPLYLAAFHQSPFGKLGTLGVPEILSRAVAGVCAEVGADAAAIDVASVGAACNLTLNQQGLLSGLLAAVPGLAGKPIESVENACASGGQAVLAVAHKLLAGLGDVGLAVGYEKMRSDDGKVDGVKVGEVLGYFSHPEDRPGKVYVFPHLFAEVMAEYLATWGATEEDLARIAVAEYANARLNPDAQMRNVEVTLEKALKIEGANRYLVDGLPLKTYDCSQITDGYAALLVATRDGLDRLGVKPESAVRLAGFAQATDPLARHGRDVLRPAAAYAAMRRAYAMAGVAPRDVDVAEVHDCFSVMGAIGVEVLGLAAPGEGARFWTDGRAALDGDCGVNLSGGLIAKGHPIGATGVAMLGWGFRQLLGQAPAGLQRRDAKVAATFNIGGPICATVATVLTRE is encoded by the coding sequence ATGAGCTCGACCCAGCCGCTCTATCTCGCCGCCTTCCACCAGTCCCCGTTCGGCAAGCTCGGGACGCTCGGCGTCCCGGAGATCCTCTCGCGCGCGGTCGCCGGTGTCTGCGCTGAAGTCGGCGCCGACGCCGCGGCGATCGACGTCGCCTCGGTCGGCGCCGCTTGCAATCTGACGCTCAACCAGCAGGGGCTGCTCTCCGGCCTCCTCGCCGCGGTCCCGGGGCTCGCCGGCAAGCCGATCGAATCGGTGGAGAACGCCTGCGCCTCGGGCGGCCAGGCGGTGCTCGCGGTGGCGCACAAGCTCCTCGCCGGCCTCGGCGACGTGGGCCTCGCGGTGGGCTACGAGAAGATGAGGAGCGACGACGGCAAGGTCGACGGCGTGAAGGTGGGGGAGGTGCTCGGCTACTTCTCGCACCCCGAGGACCGGCCCGGCAAGGTCTACGTCTTCCCGCACCTCTTCGCCGAGGTGATGGCCGAGTACCTGGCGACCTGGGGCGCCACCGAAGAGGACCTCGCCCGGATCGCGGTGGCGGAGTACGCCAACGCGCGCCTCAACCCGGACGCGCAGATGCGCAACGTCGAGGTGACGCTCGAGAAGGCGCTCAAGATCGAGGGGGCGAATCGCTATCTCGTCGACGGGCTGCCGCTCAAGACCTACGACTGCTCGCAGATCACCGACGGCTACGCGGCGCTGCTCGTCGCCACGCGCGACGGGCTCGACCGGCTCGGCGTCAAGCCGGAGAGCGCGGTCCGTCTCGCCGGGTTCGCCCAGGCGACCGACCCGCTGGCGCGCCACGGGCGCGATGTGCTGCGCCCCGCGGCGGCTTATGCCGCGATGCGCCGCGCCTACGCGATGGCCGGCGTGGCGCCGCGGGACGTCGACGTCGCCGAAGTGCATGACTGCTTCTCGGTGATGGGGGCGATCGGCGTCGAGGTGCTCGGGCTCGCCGCGCCGGGCGAGGGGGCCCGCTTCTGGACCGACGGGCGCGCCGCGCTCGACGGCGACTGCGGCGTCAACCTCTCCGGCGGGTTGATCGCCAAGGGGCATCCGATCGGTGCGACCGGGGTGGCGATGCTCGGCTGGGGGTTCCGCCAGTTGCTCGGCCAGGCTCCGGCCGGGCTGCAGCGTCGCGATGCGAAGGTCGCCGCCACCTTCAACATCGGCGGGCCGATCTGCGCCACGGTCGCGACGGTGCTGACGCGGGAGTGA
- a CDS encoding alpha/beta fold hydrolase — MSEQRPLARRLAGRGAPVAFANGGMMTFSSWEPVAAPLRDEFATLLFDFRGQMLSPGAPPESTSDLFAWHADQLASLLDEVGWESAHLVATSFGAMVATTLASRHPRRVRSLLLATVMDRATEALDRQTAGSRELVAGILAGGERTRFWDLLVEGVYSPAHRVARAAEFAARRAQLDLLPLSWFSGLDQLLAAVEGFDLTAALPAVRCPVCVVIAAGDRVMDVERSHALASALRAETVVHPTAGHALVAEDPAWLAEVCRDFLTRAEEHSR, encoded by the coding sequence GTGAGCGAGCAGCGGCCGCTCGCCCGCCGTCTCGCCGGGCGCGGCGCGCCAGTCGCCTTCGCCAACGGCGGGATGATGACCTTCTCGTCGTGGGAGCCGGTGGCGGCGCCGCTGCGCGACGAGTTCGCCACCCTCCTCTTCGACTTCCGCGGTCAGATGCTCTCGCCCGGTGCGCCGCCGGAGTCGACGTCCGACCTCTTCGCCTGGCACGCCGACCAGCTCGCCTCCCTGCTCGACGAGGTCGGCTGGGAGTCGGCGCACCTCGTCGCCACCTCCTTCGGCGCCATGGTGGCGACGACGCTCGCGTCGCGTCATCCGAGGCGCGTCCGCTCGCTCCTCCTCGCGACGGTGATGGACCGGGCGACCGAAGCGCTCGACCGCCAGACGGCGGGCTCGCGCGAGCTCGTGGCCGGCATCCTCGCCGGCGGCGAGCGCACGCGCTTCTGGGACCTGCTCGTCGAGGGTGTCTACTCGCCGGCACACCGGGTGGCGCGGGCGGCAGAGTTCGCCGCCCGCCGTGCCCAGCTCGACCTGCTGCCGCTTTCCTGGTTCTCCGGCCTCGACCAGCTGCTTGCTGCCGTCGAGGGCTTCGATCTCACTGCCGCGCTGCCGGCGGTGCGCTGCCCGGTCTGTGTGGTGATCGCCGCTGGCGATCGCGTGATGGACGTCGAGCGGTCGCATGCGCTGGCGAGCGCGCTCCGGGCCGAGACGGTGGTCCACCCGACCGCCGGTCACGCCCTGGTGGCCGAGGACCCCGCGTGGCTCGCCGAGGTCTGCCGGGATTTCCTGACGCGAGCCGAGGAGCACTCCCGATGA